One stretch of Streptomyces sp. R21 DNA includes these proteins:
- a CDS encoding chaplin has product MRQVTRKGLMTVAAATGVIAAAGGYAHADSGASGSTSDSPGVLSGNTVQAPVHAPVNVCGNTVNVIGLLNPAAGNKCVNQGGGGSGYGTSSGGGSHAGGHATDSPGVGSGNHVEAPVDVPVNVCGNSVTVGGLGNGTTGNACGNGTGGGRTTTPPGGGHQTPPPGRPGHPDQPGHPDRPGNPNHPGNPDNPDHPDHPDHPGKPGNPEHPGNPSTPPGTGDEHQGGSSGANHPGAQSVTQPLGAAQLAHTGSDLPLGLVIPAGASALLAGAVLYRRARSAA; this is encoded by the coding sequence ATGCGACAGGTCACCCGCAAGGGCCTGATGACGGTGGCGGCAGCGACCGGCGTCATCGCCGCCGCCGGCGGCTACGCACACGCCGACTCGGGTGCGAGCGGCTCCACTTCGGACTCGCCCGGCGTGCTGTCGGGCAACACGGTGCAGGCGCCGGTGCACGCGCCGGTCAATGTCTGCGGCAACACCGTGAACGTCATCGGGCTGCTCAACCCGGCGGCGGGCAACAAGTGCGTCAACCAGGGCGGGGGCGGAAGCGGTTACGGCACATCGTCCGGCGGCGGGTCCCACGCCGGCGGGCACGCCACCGACTCGCCGGGCGTCGGCTCCGGCAATCACGTGGAAGCGCCGGTCGACGTGCCGGTCAACGTCTGCGGCAACAGCGTCACCGTGGGCGGGCTCGGGAACGGGACCACGGGCAACGCCTGCGGGAACGGCACAGGGGGCGGTCGCACGACCACGCCTCCGGGTGGCGGTCACCAGACGCCGCCGCCGGGCAGGCCGGGCCACCCCGACCAGCCGGGCCACCCCGATCGGCCCGGTAACCCCAACCACCCCGGCAACCCGGATAATCCGGACCACCCGGACCACCCGGACCACCCGGGCAAGCCGGGAAACCCGGAGCACCCCGGCAACCCCAGCACGCCGCCCGGAACGGGCGACGAGCACCAGGGCGGTTCCTCGGGAGCCAATCACCCCGGGGCGCAGTCCGTCACCCAGCCCCTCGGTGCCGCGCAGCTCGCCCACACCGGCAGTGACCTGCCGCTGGGCCTGGTGATCCCGGCGGGCGCGAGCGCACTGCTCGCGGGCGCCGTGCTCTACCGCAGGGCGCGGTCGGCGGCGTAG
- a CDS encoding DUF5703 family protein encodes MPEYEFVDVYVPRGVSRKETTRLLTDHAEYGHWELDRLSLHPDGSRKVRLRRRIIRQVRATW; translated from the coding sequence ATGCCGGAATACGAATTTGTCGACGTGTACGTACCGCGCGGGGTCTCCCGCAAGGAAACCACACGCCTGCTGACGGACCATGCGGAGTACGGACACTGGGAGTTGGACCGACTCAGCCTGCATCCCGACGGCAGCCGCAAGGTGCGGCTGCGCCGGCGGATCATCCGCCAGGTGCGCGCCACATGGTGA
- a CDS encoding helix-hairpin-helix domain-containing protein: protein MSTEPETTEEAEPGAPGAGTEDGAPETGTAAEAATDGESGDESIAAEATEGTETTEATEAAAPAELSEAQAELAAQRELRERIAQRKAEKQGPVEAGAKLSGTAADLLAAVRAVESGAKPPASAFREPEPAPRRTAPEPVRRPDPVAATPVTPSAVAPQTLDAVRAVLTEAGAPDALAPQVVAALGEGADGELREDPWQLLRVSTVRPEQADGFARALLGAECGPDDERRGRALTVWLLEQAALAGHTALDAPALTAALAQRSVPDPDAAVQSALAEGEALVFQDALETTVAAAPAREAEDETEEPEEQPVRVLIGLERYALAEESLADGLARVVNALPKEDATGWDRAAESATRSAAELIRAVAGHGLVLHTGGEESRAEPAALVAAAGALGLRAYAATHTADGQRRFAELVAAAQQSTGTADETGATGEEHGDAVTTVAGLLSGAEGPGRDADGAFALDLLVVLDAPQLDVETAALLVESLPDGARLVLSGDPGVLWSAGPGRVFADLLASKVFPQVASRTPDPGPIGELVSGIGIGELNQVEAPGKEVVIVPVRDAGEAVHRTVQLVADSVPRAFGIPAEQTQVITPGHGGAAGTRALNAALKERLNPGPGRFGGFDPGDRIAYSPVPGRTVPGQVVKADTEGLHLECAGAPVVVAKERVEQSVRHGWALTAHQAVGLRLPAAVVVLPGDAAQALTRPWIYTAFGRAERHLSVVQGVEQALPRAVAEVPQKPRTTRLPVLLKAQVPAAG from the coding sequence GTGAGCACGGAGCCCGAGACCACGGAGGAAGCGGAGCCGGGGGCCCCGGGCGCCGGTACGGAGGACGGCGCGCCGGAGACCGGGACCGCGGCGGAGGCGGCGACCGACGGCGAAAGCGGCGACGAGAGCATCGCCGCCGAAGCAACCGAAGGCACCGAAACGACCGAGGCCACCGAAGCCGCCGCCCCGGCGGAACTGTCCGAGGCCCAGGCCGAGTTGGCGGCCCAGCGGGAGCTGCGGGAGCGGATCGCGCAGCGGAAGGCCGAGAAGCAGGGCCCGGTCGAGGCCGGCGCCAAGCTCAGCGGAACCGCCGCCGACCTGCTCGCCGCCGTACGGGCGGTGGAGAGCGGCGCCAAGCCACCGGCTTCCGCCTTCCGCGAGCCCGAGCCGGCGCCCCGCAGGACAGCGCCGGAGCCGGTGCGACGACCGGATCCCGTGGCCGCCACGCCCGTCACACCGTCGGCCGTGGCACCGCAGACCCTCGACGCCGTACGGGCCGTGCTGACCGAGGCAGGCGCGCCCGACGCACTCGCACCGCAGGTCGTCGCGGCCCTCGGCGAGGGCGCGGACGGTGAACTGCGCGAGGATCCGTGGCAGTTGCTCCGGGTCTCCACGGTGCGGCCCGAGCAGGCCGACGGGTTCGCTCGGGCGCTGCTCGGCGCGGAGTGCGGACCCGACGACGAGCGGCGGGGCCGGGCGCTCACCGTCTGGCTCCTTGAGCAGGCGGCCCTCGCCGGGCACACCGCCCTCGACGCCCCCGCACTCACCGCGGCGCTCGCGCAGCGCTCGGTGCCGGACCCGGACGCGGCCGTGCAGAGCGCCCTCGCGGAGGGCGAGGCCCTGGTCTTCCAGGACGCCCTCGAAACGACCGTGGCCGCCGCGCCCGCGCGGGAGGCGGAGGACGAGACGGAGGAGCCCGAGGAGCAGCCGGTCCGCGTCCTCATCGGCCTGGAGCGGTACGCCCTGGCCGAGGAGAGCCTCGCCGACGGCCTCGCCCGAGTGGTCAACGCGCTGCCGAAGGAGGACGCGACCGGCTGGGACCGGGCCGCCGAGTCGGCGACCCGGTCCGCCGCGGAGCTGATCCGCGCCGTCGCCGGTCACGGCCTGGTGCTGCACACCGGCGGCGAGGAGTCCCGCGCGGAACCGGCGGCGCTGGTCGCGGCGGCCGGCGCGCTCGGCCTGCGGGCGTACGCGGCCACGCACACCGCGGACGGACAGCGCCGGTTCGCGGAGCTGGTCGCGGCCGCACAGCAGTCGACGGGCACCGCGGACGAGACAGGAGCCACCGGAGAAGAGCACGGCGACGCCGTGACCACGGTCGCCGGTCTGCTGTCCGGGGCCGAGGGGCCGGGCCGCGACGCGGACGGGGCGTTCGCCCTGGACCTGCTGGTCGTGCTGGACGCCCCGCAGCTCGACGTCGAGACGGCGGCCCTGCTCGTGGAGTCCCTGCCGGACGGGGCGCGCCTGGTGCTGAGTGGCGACCCGGGGGTGCTGTGGTCCGCGGGCCCGGGCCGGGTCTTCGCCGATCTGCTCGCCTCGAAGGTGTTCCCGCAGGTGGCCTCGCGGACGCCCGACCCCGGTCCGATCGGCGAGCTGGTCTCCGGCATCGGCATCGGCGAGCTGAACCAGGTCGAGGCGCCCGGCAAGGAGGTCGTGATCGTCCCGGTGCGGGACGCCGGGGAGGCCGTGCACCGCACCGTCCAGCTCGTCGCGGACTCGGTACCGCGCGCCTTCGGCATCCCGGCCGAGCAGACGCAGGTGATCACGCCGGGGCACGGCGGCGCGGCCGGTACACGCGCGTTGAACGCGGCCCTCAAGGAACGGCTGAACCCCGGCCCCGGCCGCTTCGGCGGCTTCGACCCGGGCGACCGGATCGCCTACTCCCCCGTCCCTGGCCGTACGGTGCCGGGGCAGGTGGTGAAGGCCGACACCGAGGGACTCCACCTGGAGTGCGCGGGCGCCCCCGTCGTCGTGGCGAAGGAACGGGTCGAGCAGTCGGTGCGGCACGGTTGGGCGCTGACCGCGCACCAGGCGGTGGGCCTGCGGCTGCCCGCCGCGGTCGTGGTGCTCCCCGGCGACGCCGCGCAGGCGCTGACCCGGCCCTGGATCTACACGGCCTTCGGCCGCGCCGAGCGCCATCTGTCCGTCGTGCAGGGGGTGGAGCAGGCGCTGCCGCGAGCGGTGGCCGAGGTCCCGCAGAAGCCGCGCACGACCCGGCTGCCGGTGCTGCTCAAGGCGCAGGTTCCGGCGGCCGGTTGA
- a CDS encoding aldo/keto reductase: MEQRHLGRTGLRVSRIGLGTLTWGRDTGEHDAAELLKVFWEAGGTLVDTADVYGDGEAEYLLGQLIEGLVPRRDLVISTKAGSVPDPDRRFDGSRGHLLAALDASLARLGTDYVDVWHVHAFDPGTPLEETLQALDIAVSSGRARYAGVSNFCGWQLAKAATWQLAAPGVRTRLASTQMEYSLLQRGVEREVLPAALDLGVGLLPSSPLGRGVLTGKYRDGTPSDSRGGSHMAPFVAPYLDDAASSIVDAVTTAADGLAVTPLQVALAWVRDRPGVVAPVIGARNAQQLTAALSVETLSLPDEICRALDDVSAPVHHYPDHDWSTL, encoded by the coding sequence ATGGAGCAGAGGCATCTCGGCCGTACGGGCCTGCGTGTGTCCCGGATCGGACTCGGCACGCTGACATGGGGACGGGACACCGGCGAGCACGATGCCGCGGAGCTGTTGAAGGTGTTCTGGGAAGCGGGCGGGACCCTCGTCGACACCGCGGACGTGTACGGCGACGGGGAGGCCGAGTATCTGCTCGGACAGCTCATAGAAGGGCTCGTGCCGCGCCGGGACCTGGTCATCTCGACGAAGGCGGGGAGCGTCCCGGACCCCGACCGCCGCTTCGACGGCTCGCGCGGGCATCTGCTCGCCGCGCTCGACGCATCGCTGGCCCGGCTCGGCACGGACTACGTCGACGTGTGGCACGTGCACGCCTTCGATCCCGGAACACCGCTGGAGGAGACCCTCCAGGCGCTCGACATCGCCGTCAGCAGCGGCCGTGCGCGGTACGCGGGCGTGTCCAACTTCTGCGGCTGGCAGCTCGCCAAGGCGGCGACGTGGCAGCTCGCGGCGCCCGGTGTGCGCACCCGGCTGGCCAGTACGCAGATGGAGTACTCGCTGCTCCAGCGCGGCGTCGAGCGGGAGGTGCTGCCCGCCGCCCTCGACCTGGGCGTCGGCCTGCTGCCCTCCTCGCCGCTCGGGCGGGGTGTGCTCACCGGCAAGTACCGGGACGGGACGCCCTCCGACTCCCGGGGCGGCTCGCACATGGCCCCCTTCGTCGCGCCGTACCTCGACGACGCGGCGAGCAGCATCGTGGACGCGGTGACGACCGCGGCGGACGGTCTCGCGGTGACGCCGCTCCAGGTGGCCCTCGCCTGGGTCCGCGACCGCCCGGGAGTCGTCGCCCCGGTGATCGGCGCGCGCAACGCGCAGCAGCTCACGGCCGCATTGTCAGTGGAGACCCTTAGTCTTCCTGACGAGATCTGCCGGGCGCTCGACGACGTGTCAGCGCCCGTGCACCACTATCCCGATCACGACTGGAGCACGCTGTGA
- a CDS encoding LLM class F420-dependent oxidoreductase has product MQLGINLGYWGAGMDADNLSVAQEADRLGYAVCWAAEAYGSDAATVLSWVAAQTERIDVGSAIFQIPARQPAMTAMTAATLDSLSGGRFRLGLGVSGPQVSEGWYGVKFDKPLARTREYVEIVRRAMTRERLSYEGEHWTLPLPGGPGKPLKLTVHPEREHIPLYIAAIGPKNLEQTGEIADGALLIFPSAEHIEDTALTYLRAGREKAGKTMEGFDVCPTLPLALGADKDVTALADMFRPYTALYVGGMGSRKQNFYNQLAQRMGYEKEAAEIQDKYLSGDKEGAAAAIPHALIDQTTLLGSVDRIADRMKAYAAAGVTTLTLAPAGFTLDERIASLRAGSEALERAGLA; this is encoded by the coding sequence ATGCAGCTCGGGATCAACCTCGGCTACTGGGGCGCGGGAATGGACGCGGACAATCTCTCCGTCGCCCAGGAGGCCGACCGGCTCGGCTACGCCGTCTGCTGGGCCGCGGAGGCCTACGGCTCCGACGCGGCCACCGTGCTCAGCTGGGTCGCCGCCCAGACCGAGCGCATCGACGTCGGCTCGGCCATCTTCCAGATCCCGGCCCGCCAGCCGGCGATGACCGCGATGACCGCGGCGACCCTCGACTCGCTGTCGGGCGGCCGCTTCCGCCTCGGCCTCGGTGTCTCCGGCCCGCAGGTCTCCGAGGGCTGGTACGGCGTCAAGTTCGACAAGCCGCTGGCGCGCACCCGCGAGTACGTCGAGATCGTCCGCAGGGCCATGACGCGCGAGCGCCTGTCGTACGAGGGCGAGCACTGGACGCTGCCCCTGCCGGGCGGCCCGGGCAAGCCGCTCAAGCTGACCGTGCACCCGGAGCGCGAGCACATCCCGCTGTACATCGCCGCGATCGGCCCGAAGAACCTGGAGCAGACCGGCGAGATCGCCGACGGCGCCCTGCTGATCTTCCCCTCGGCCGAGCACATCGAGGACACCGCGCTCACGTACCTGCGTGCGGGCCGCGAGAAGGCCGGCAAGACGATGGAGGGCTTCGACGTCTGCCCGACGCTGCCGCTCGCCCTCGGCGCCGACAAGGACGTGACGGCGCTGGCCGACATGTTCCGCCCGTACACCGCCCTGTACGTCGGCGGCATGGGCAGTCGCAAGCAGAACTTCTACAACCAGCTCGCCCAGCGCATGGGATACGAGAAGGAGGCCGCCGAGATCCAGGACAAGTACCTGTCCGGCGACAAGGAGGGCGCCGCGGCCGCCATTCCGCACGCGCTGATCGACCAGACCACGCTGCTCGGCTCCGTCGACCGCATCGCCGACCGGATGAAGGCGTACGCGGCTGCCGGGGTCACCACATTGACGCTGGCCCCGGCCGGCTTCACGCTCGACGAGCGGATCGCCTCGCTCCGGGCGGGCTCCGAGGCCCTGGAGCGCGCCGGGCTGGCCTAG
- a CDS encoding ferritin-like domain-containing protein, producing the protein MLSAKSLFQEILDNDESFRLFCSIAASGETQGGWENARIAALVPPGERELAPRITRHGVDEDKHGRIFNALMKKRGLSPVEVPADTDYTMLLERQGIGLAHDKLKSDEPLSVQDIVTYLAHSRVTEQRASEQMDLLRKHFADHPDIGRAVKMISNDEDNHLAYCHEELLRFAHAGHGPAIHQTLRECALAEIRVYRDVSLAVMDHMGRILGWPKAKASVLAAGIHAVYAYERIAGWRRMVSLKMPERRDALGGPATAAPEFA; encoded by the coding sequence ATGCTTTCGGCCAAGAGCCTGTTCCAGGAAATCCTCGACAACGACGAGTCGTTCCGGCTCTTCTGCTCCATCGCCGCCAGCGGGGAGACCCAGGGAGGCTGGGAGAACGCGCGGATCGCCGCCCTCGTCCCGCCGGGCGAACGCGAGCTGGCGCCCAGGATCACCCGGCACGGCGTCGACGAGGACAAGCACGGCCGGATCTTCAACGCCCTCATGAAGAAGCGCGGCCTGAGCCCGGTCGAGGTCCCGGCGGACACCGACTACACGATGCTCCTTGAGCGGCAGGGGATCGGCCTCGCGCACGACAAGCTCAAGAGCGACGAACCGCTCTCCGTGCAGGACATCGTCACCTATCTGGCCCACAGCCGCGTCACCGAACAGCGTGCCTCCGAGCAGATGGACCTGCTGCGCAAGCACTTCGCCGACCATCCCGACATCGGCCGCGCGGTGAAGATGATCTCGAACGACGAGGACAACCACCTCGCGTACTGCCACGAGGAACTGCTGCGGTTCGCCCATGCCGGACACGGCCCAGCCATCCACCAGACCCTGCGCGAGTGCGCCCTCGCCGAGATCCGCGTCTACCGCGACGTCAGCCTCGCCGTGATGGACCACATGGGACGCATCCTCGGCTGGCCGAAAGCCAAGGCGTCGGTCCTCGCCGCGGGCATCCACGCGGTCTACGCCTACGAGCGCATCGCCGGCTGGCGGCGCATGGTCTCGCTGAAGATGCCCGAGCGCCGCGACGCGCTGGGCGGGCCGGCGACCGCCGCACCCGAGTTCGCCTAG
- the corA gene encoding magnesium/cobalt transporter CorA, with the protein MIVDCAIYRDGRRTEGPDDLSDALDDARARGDSFLWIGLYEPTEKEFDKVTEEFGLHPLAVEDALKAHQRPKLEVYDDSLFMVLKPVTYEPDSDTVSSGELMIFVGDSFVVTVRHGEGAPLGSIRRHLEEQPEMLRHGPTGVMYSIADSVVDHYLEVATELGTDLEELEAEVFSPTGGGSRNTASRIYTFKRQILEFRRATGPLAVPLTKLAGLGQFGGAVPFVHDKARPFFRDVNDHLTRVNESVEGLDRLVSDVLSAHLAQMSVRQNDDMRKISAWAAMAAVPTMIAGIYGMNFKHMPELHWRWSYPVVILAMVMLEIGLYRLFKHRGWL; encoded by the coding sequence GTGATCGTCGACTGCGCCATTTACCGCGACGGGCGCCGCACGGAGGGGCCCGACGACCTCTCCGACGCGCTGGACGATGCGCGCGCCCGCGGTGACAGCTTCCTGTGGATCGGTCTGTACGAGCCGACGGAGAAGGAGTTCGACAAGGTCACCGAGGAGTTCGGACTCCATCCGCTGGCCGTCGAGGACGCTCTGAAGGCACATCAGCGCCCCAAGCTGGAGGTCTACGACGACTCGCTGTTCATGGTCCTCAAGCCGGTGACGTACGAGCCGGACAGCGACACCGTCTCCTCCGGCGAGCTGATGATCTTCGTCGGTGACTCCTTCGTGGTGACCGTGCGCCACGGCGAGGGCGCGCCGCTCGGGAGCATCCGCCGCCACCTGGAAGAACAGCCGGAGATGCTCCGGCACGGCCCCACCGGGGTCATGTACTCGATCGCGGACTCCGTCGTCGACCACTACCTGGAGGTGGCCACCGAGCTGGGCACCGACCTGGAGGAACTGGAGGCGGAGGTCTTCTCGCCCACCGGCGGGGGCTCACGGAACACGGCGTCGCGGATCTACACGTTCAAGCGGCAGATCCTGGAGTTCCGCCGGGCCACGGGCCCGCTCGCGGTACCGCTGACCAAACTCGCGGGACTCGGCCAGTTCGGCGGGGCGGTGCCTTTCGTGCACGACAAGGCCCGGCCCTTCTTCCGTGACGTCAACGACCATCTGACGCGCGTCAACGAGTCCGTGGAGGGCCTGGACCGGTTGGTCTCGGACGTTCTGTCGGCTCATCTGGCCCAGATGAGCGTCCGGCAGAACGACGACATGCGGAAGATCTCGGCGTGGGCGGCGATGGCCGCGGTCCCCACGATGATCGCCGGGATCTACGGCATGAACTTCAAGCACATGCCGGAGCTGCACTGGCGGTGGTCGTACCCGGTGGTCATCCTCGCCATGGTGATGCTGGAGATCGGCCTGTACCGGCTGTTCAAGCACCGGGGCTGGCTGTAG
- a CDS encoding histidine phosphatase family protein: MPTLILVRHGRSTANTAGLLAGWTPGVALDERGAEQAAALPGRLAALPISEVVTSPLQRCQETLRPLLDARPELRVHTDERIGECHYGDWSGRKLAELNDEPLMAVVQAHPSAAAFPGGESMRAMQTRAAEAVREWNARVERDHGGDAVYLMCSHGDIIKSLVADALGLHLDLFQRISVEPCSITAIRYTRLRPFLVRLGDTGDFASLAPREEPPAGDATVGGGAGAA; this comes from the coding sequence ATGCCCACGCTGATCCTCGTCCGGCACGGACGCTCCACCGCCAACACCGCCGGACTGCTCGCCGGCTGGACCCCCGGCGTCGCCCTCGACGAGCGCGGAGCGGAGCAGGCCGCCGCGCTGCCCGGCCGGCTCGCCGCGCTGCCGATCTCCGAGGTCGTCACCAGCCCCTTGCAGCGCTGCCAGGAGACGCTTCGACCGCTGCTCGACGCGCGCCCCGAGCTGCGGGTGCACACCGACGAGCGCATCGGGGAGTGCCACTACGGCGACTGGTCCGGCCGCAAGCTCGCCGAGCTGAACGACGAGCCGCTGATGGCGGTCGTACAGGCGCACCCGTCCGCGGCGGCGTTCCCCGGCGGCGAGTCGATGCGGGCCATGCAGACCCGGGCCGCGGAGGCGGTCCGCGAGTGGAACGCGCGCGTGGAGCGCGATCACGGCGGCGACGCCGTGTACCTCATGTGCTCGCACGGCGACATCATCAAGTCTCTGGTCGCGGACGCACTCGGACTTCATCTCGACCTCTTCCAGCGGATCTCTGTGGAACCGTGTTCCATCACCGCGATCCGTTACACACGACTCAGGCCGTTTCTCGTACGCCTCGGGGACACCGGCGACTTCGCGTCGCTGGCGCCGCGCGAGGAGCCGCCGGCCGGCGACGCCACGGTCGGGGGCGGTGCGGGCGCAGCGTGA
- a CDS encoding DUF3090 domain-containing protein encodes MSRQVFLYDPPDRFVAGTVGLPGRRTFFLQASSGPRVTSVALEKTQVAALAERMDELLDEVVRRTGGSAPVPAVAPSEIGDTEPLESPVEEEFRVGTMALAWDGDEQRMIVEAQALVELDADSEEDLAEAEERLLQDEENGPPMLRVRLTGVQARAFAKRALDVVNAGRPPCPLCSLPLDPEGHVCPRQNGYRRGA; translated from the coding sequence GTGTCCCGTCAGGTGTTCCTCTACGACCCCCCGGACCGTTTCGTCGCCGGCACGGTCGGGTTGCCCGGGCGCCGTACCTTCTTCCTGCAGGCCTCCTCAGGACCCCGGGTGACCAGCGTGGCACTGGAGAAGACCCAGGTCGCGGCGCTCGCCGAGCGCATGGACGAGCTTCTCGACGAGGTCGTACGGCGCACCGGGGGCAGCGCCCCCGTCCCGGCCGTGGCGCCCTCGGAGATCGGCGACACCGAGCCCCTGGAAAGCCCCGTGGAGGAGGAATTCCGGGTCGGCACGATGGCGCTGGCCTGGGACGGTGACGAGCAGCGCATGATCGTCGAGGCACAGGCCCTCGTGGAGCTCGACGCCGACTCCGAGGAGGACCTCGCCGAGGCCGAGGAACGGCTTTTGCAGGACGAGGAGAACGGTCCGCCGATGCTCCGCGTCCGGCTCACCGGCGTACAGGCGCGGGCCTTCGCCAAGCGTGCCCTCGATGTCGTCAACGCGGGACGGCCGCCCTGCCCGCTGTGCAGCCTCCCGCTCGACCCGGAAGGACACGTATGTCCGCGCCAGAACGGATACCGCCGCGGAGCGTGA
- a CDS encoding SCO1664 family protein, which translates to MSAPERIPPRSVTTAELLAEGELTVRGRIREASNAVLYCSVSYEGREAFCVYKPVAGERPLWDFPDGTLAQREVAAFEVSEATGWGLVPPTVLRDGPYGEGMCQLWIEASADDEGTDLLALVDGEEPEEGWKAIGFAEVGEGRTALLVHADDPRLRRLAVLDAVINNADRKGGHLLPGGEGRLYGIDHGVTFNAENKLRTLLWGWAGEPLAPEAVGALTSLRDGLAAGAPLATRLAELITPAELDATRARVSALLTSGRHPEPSGEWPAIPWPPV; encoded by the coding sequence ATGTCCGCGCCAGAACGGATACCGCCGCGGAGCGTGACCACGGCCGAACTGCTCGCCGAGGGCGAGCTCACGGTGCGCGGTCGGATCCGCGAGGCCTCGAACGCGGTGCTGTACTGCTCCGTCTCGTACGAGGGCCGCGAGGCGTTCTGCGTGTACAAGCCCGTCGCCGGGGAGCGGCCCCTGTGGGACTTCCCCGACGGCACCCTGGCGCAGCGCGAGGTTGCCGCGTTCGAGGTGTCCGAGGCGACCGGCTGGGGGCTCGTGCCGCCCACCGTGCTGCGTGACGGGCCCTACGGCGAGGGCATGTGCCAGCTCTGGATCGAGGCGTCGGCCGACGACGAGGGGACCGACCTGCTCGCCCTGGTGGACGGTGAGGAGCCCGAGGAGGGCTGGAAGGCGATCGGCTTCGCCGAGGTCGGCGAGGGGCGGACGGCGCTGCTCGTGCACGCCGACGATCCGCGGCTGCGGAGGCTCGCGGTGCTCGACGCCGTGATCAACAACGCCGACCGGAAGGGCGGGCATCTGCTGCCGGGGGGCGAGGGTCGGTTGTACGGGATCGACCACGGGGTCACGTTCAACGCGGAGAACAAGCTGCGGACGCTGTTGTGGGGGTGGGCGGGGGAGCCGCTCGCCCCGGAGGCGGTCGGGGCGCTCACCTCCCTGCGGGACGGCCTCGCGGCCGGCGCCCCGCTCGCCACCCGACTGGCCGAACTCATCACCCCCGCCGAACTCGACGCCACCCGCGCACGCGTCAGCGCCCTCCTCACCTCCGGCAGACACCCGGAGCCGAGCGGGGAGTGGCCGGCGATTCCCTGGCCGCCGGTGTGA
- the mshC gene encoding cysteine--1-D-myo-inosityl 2-amino-2-deoxy-alpha-D-glucopyranoside ligase, with protein sequence MHAWPASEVPALPGEGRDLRIHDTATGGLITLDPGPVARIYVCGITPYDATHLGHAATYNAFDLVQRVWLDTKRQVHYVQNVTDVDDPLLERAQRDGIDWVGLAEKETSLFREDMTALRMLPPQHYIGAVEAIPGIVPLVERLRDAGAAYELEGDVYFSVESDPHFGQVSHLDAAAMRLLSAERGGDPDRPGKKNPLDPMLWMAAREGEPSWDGASLGRGRPGWHIECVAIALDHLGMGFDVQGGGSDLAFPHHEMGASHAQVLTGEFPMAKAYVHAGMVALHGEKMSKSKGNLVFVSKLRYDGVDPAAIRLALLAHHYRADWEWTDQVLEDAVARLDTWRAAVSRPDGPSADALVEEIREALSNDLDAPTALAAVDRWAALQHAQGGTDEGAPGVVSRAVDALLGVAL encoded by the coding sequence ATGCATGCCTGGCCCGCTTCTGAGGTCCCCGCCCTGCCTGGTGAGGGCCGCGACCTCCGGATCCACGACACCGCGACCGGTGGGCTCATCACCCTTGACCCCGGTCCCGTCGCCCGTATCTACGTCTGCGGCATCACGCCGTACGACGCGACCCACCTGGGTCACGCGGCGACCTACAACGCGTTCGACCTCGTTCAGCGCGTGTGGCTCGACACCAAGCGGCAGGTTCACTATGTCCAGAACGTGACCGACGTCGACGATCCACTGCTGGAGCGCGCGCAGCGCGACGGCATCGACTGGGTGGGGCTCGCGGAGAAGGAGACCTCCCTCTTCCGCGAGGACATGACCGCCCTGCGGATGCTGCCCCCGCAGCACTACATCGGTGCCGTGGAGGCGATACCCGGCATCGTCCCGCTGGTCGAGCGACTGCGGGACGCGGGCGCGGCGTACGAGCTCGAAGGGGATGTCTACTTCTCCGTCGAGTCCGACCCGCACTTCGGGCAGGTGTCCCATCTGGACGCCGCCGCCATGCGTCTGCTGTCCGCGGAGCGCGGCGGGGACCCGGACCGTCCGGGCAAGAAGAACCCGCTCGACCCGATGCTGTGGATGGCCGCCCGCGAGGGCGAGCCCAGCTGGGACGGCGCCTCGCTCGGCCGCGGCCGGCCCGGCTGGCACATCGAGTGCGTGGCCATCGCCCTGGACCACCTGGGCATGGGCTTCGACGTGCAGGGCGGCGGCTCCGACCTCGCCTTCCCGCACCACGAGATGGGTGCCTCGCACGCGCAGGTGCTCACCGGCGAGTTCCCGATGGCCAAGGCGTACGTCCACGCAGGCATGGTGGCGCTGCACGGCGAGAAGATGTCGAAGTCCAAGGGCAACCTGGTCTTCGTCTCCAAGCTGCGCTACGACGGGGTCGACCCGGCGGCCATCCGGCTCGCGCTGCTCGCGCACCACTACCGCGCCGACTGGGAGTGGACCGACCAGGTCCTGGAGGACGCCGTAGCCCGCCTGGACACCTGGCGCGCGGCCGTCTCCCGCCCCGACGGACCGTCCGCGGACGCGCTCGTCGAGGAGATCCGCGAGGCCCTCTCGAACGACCTGGACGCCCCCACCGCGCTCGCGGCGGTGGACCGCTGGGCCGCGCTCCAGCACGCCCAAGGCGGTACGGATGAGGGCGCCCCCGGCGTCGTATCGCGTGCCGTGGACGCTCTTCTGGGCGTGGCCCTGTAG